One genomic region from Spiroplasma endosymbiont of Polydrusus cervinus encodes:
- a CDS encoding DDE-type integrase/transposase/recombinase, with product MKENNIQAEYVKRMRRKILIKQNRNKNIIKYPDLVNRNFNDIKERFSILFTDVTYLIWNGKKHYQSTILDGYTKEIIDVKWSKFNNNKLVIDNLNDAINKIKKIKKDLNKIIIHSDHGYQYTSKDYNSKCLDNKIIISMGKNYHCADNIIIESFHSLLKKGTIHNKNYKSHNEYINDVKKWNKWYSNQKEKYIINESL from the coding sequence ATGAAAGAAAATAATATTCAAGCTGAATATGTAAAGCGTATGCGTAGAAAAATATTAATAAAACAAAATAGAAATAAAAATATAATTAAATATCCTGATTTAGTAAATCGTAATTTTAATGATATTAAAGAAAGATTTTCAATTTTATTTACTGATGTAACTTATTTAATTTGAAATGGTAAAAAACATTATCAATCAACAATACTTGATGGATATACTAAAGAAATTATTGATGTAAAATGATCAAAATTTAATAATAACAAACTTGTAATTGATAATTTAAATGATGCAATTAATAAAATTAAAAAAATAAAAAAAGATTTAAATAAAATAATAATTCATTCAGATCACGGATATCAATATACATCTAAAGATTACAATAGTAAATGTTTAGATAACAAAATTATAATTTCAATGGGTAAAAATTATCATTGTGCAGACAACATTATTATTGAAAGTTTTCATTCATTACTTAAAAAAGGAACAATCCATAATAAAAATTATAAATCTCATAATGAATATATTAATGATGTTAAAAAATGAAATAAGTGATATTCAAACCAAAAAGAAAAATATATAATAAATGAAAGTTTGTAA
- the ftsZ gene encoding cell division protein FtsZ: MENFDNYEQVASIKVMGIGGGGNNAVNRMIEAGVQGVEFIVANTDAQIISVSKSKNKIVLGKETSKGLGAGANPDVGRQAAIESAEEIKEALKGADMVFVAAGMGGGTGTGATPIIAKLAREQGALTVGIITTPFSFEGRARNSYAIQGTEELRKHVDSLIIISNDRLLEVIGGVPLKDSFKEADNILRQGVQTITDLIAVPSLINLDFADIKTIMKNKGNALFGIGIGSGKDKAIEAANKAIISPLLEASIRGARDAIINVTGGNTLTLNDANDAVDIVKQAIGGEVNIIFGTAVNEHLDDEMIVTVIATGFDEEQNFSSSDNTYRTASEEYEGPAAKPIREGEPDVIDDNDQDMARKRPSYFTNLSENAERETANANRRINARREHVNNSQVIDHEDDDDLPPFVRRSW, translated from the coding sequence ATGGAAAATTTTGATAATTATGAACAAGTCGCATCAATAAAAGTTATGGGTATTGGTGGGGGTGGTAATAATGCTGTTAATCGCATGATTGAAGCCGGTGTACAAGGCGTTGAATTTATTGTTGCCAATACTGACGCTCAAATTATTAGTGTTTCAAAATCAAAAAATAAAATTGTATTAGGAAAAGAAACATCAAAAGGATTGGGCGCTGGCGCTAATCCGGATGTTGGTCGTCAAGCAGCAATTGAATCAGCGGAAGAAATTAAGGAAGCTTTAAAAGGAGCAGATATGGTTTTTGTTGCCGCTGGAATGGGTGGTGGAACTGGAACTGGGGCCACTCCTATTATTGCTAAACTTGCTCGCGAACAAGGTGCTTTAACTGTTGGGATTATTACAACACCATTTTCCTTTGAAGGTCGTGCGCGGAATAGTTATGCCATTCAAGGAACCGAAGAACTACGTAAACATGTTGATTCATTAATTATTATTTCAAACGATCGTTTATTAGAAGTAATTGGCGGCGTTCCCTTAAAGGATTCTTTTAAAGAAGCAGATAATATTTTACGTCAGGGAGTCCAAACAATTACTGATTTAATTGCTGTTCCTTCTTTAATTAATTTAGATTTTGCTGATATTAAAACCATTATGAAAAATAAAGGTAACGCTTTATTTGGAATTGGGATTGGTTCAGGGAAAGATAAAGCAATTGAAGCAGCTAATAAAGCAATAATTTCACCATTGCTAGAAGCATCAATCCGTGGTGCTCGTGATGCAATTATTAATGTTACTGGTGGAAATACCTTAACTTTAAACGATGCCAATGATGCGGTTGATATTGTTAAGCAAGCGATTGGTGGCGAGGTTAATATTATTTTTGGAACAGCCGTTAATGAACATTTAGACGATGAAATGATTGTAACAGTTATTGCCACTGGCTTTGATGAGGAACAAAATTTTAGTTCTTCGGATAATACTTATCGTACTGCCTCGGAAGAATATGAAGGTCCCGCGGCGAAACCAATACGTGAAGGTGAACCAGATGTAATTGATGATAATGATCAAGATATGGCGCGTAAGCGACCAAGTTATTTTACTAATTTATCAGAAAATGCTGAACGCGAAACGGCAAATGCCAACCGTCGCATTAATGCGCGAAGAGAACATGTTAATAATAGTCAAGTAATTGACCATGAAGATGATGATGATTTACCACCATTTGTTCGTCGTAGTTGATAA
- a CDS encoding transposase family protein, whose protein sequence is MARKGQKFNKYTAYFRKMIVQEVKNNSISFIAKKYQINKKTVASWYENFKKGILNTNKGSKESFEKRDLNYYKVRYELLKKLHDFYN, encoded by the coding sequence ATGGCAAGAAAAGGACAAAAATTTAATAAATATACAGCATATTTTCGAAAAATGATAGTACAAGAGGTTAAAAATAATAGTATAAGTTTTATTGCAAAAAAATATCAAATTAATAAAAAAACTGTTGCTTCATGGTATGAAAATTTTAAGAAAGGAATTTTAAACACCAATAAAGGTTCAAAAGAATCATTTGAAAAAAGAGATTTAAACTATTACAAAGTTAGGTATGAATTACTAAAAAAGCTTCATGACTTTTACAATTAA
- a CDS encoding DDE-type integrase/transposase/recombinase, which translates to MKENNIQAEYVKRMRRKILIKQNRNKNIIKYPDLVNRNFNDIKERFSILFTDVTYLIWNGKKHYQSTILDGYTKEIIDVKWSKFNNNKLVIDNLNDAINKIKKIKKDLNKIIIHSYHGYQYTSKDYNSKCLDNKIIISMGKNYHCADNIIIESFHSLLKKGRIHNKNYKSHNEYINDVKKWNKWYSNQKEKYIINESL; encoded by the coding sequence ATGAAAGAAAATAATATTCAAGCTGAATATGTAAAGCGTATGCGTAGAAAAATATTAATAAAACAAAATAGAAATAAAAATATAATTAAATATCCTGATTTAGTAAATCGTAATTTTAATGATATTAAAGAAAGATTTTCAATTTTATTTACTGATGTAACTTATTTAATTTGAAATGGTAAAAAACATTATCAATCAACAATACTTGATGGATATACTAAAGAAATTATTGATGTAAAATGATCAAAATTTAATAATAACAAACTTGTAATTGATAATTTAAATGATGCAATTAATAAAATTAAAAAAATAAAAAAAGATTTAAATAAAATAATAATTCATTCATATCACGGATATCAATATACATCTAAAGATTATAATAGTAAATGTTTAGATAACAAAATTATAATTTCAATGGGTAAAAATTATCATTGTGCAGACAACATTATTATTGAAAGTTTTCATTCATTACTTAAAAAAGGAAGAATCCATAATAAAAATTATAAATCTCATAATGAATATATTAATGATGTTAAAAAATGAAATAAGTGATATTCAAACCAAAAAGAAAAATATATAATAAATGAAAGTTTGTAA
- a CDS encoding transposase family protein, which produces MARKGQKFNKYTAYFRKMIVQEVKNNSISFIAKKYQINKKTVASWYENFKKGILNTNKGPKESFEKKRFKLLQS; this is translated from the coding sequence ATGGCAAGAAAAGGACAAAAATTTAATAAATATACAGCATATTTTCGAAAAATGATAGTACAAGAGGTTAAAAATAATAGTATAAGTTTTATTGCAAAAAAATATCAAATTAATAAAAAAACTGTTGCTTCATGGTATGAAAATTTTAAGAAAGGAATTTTAAACACCAATAAAGGTCCAAAAGAATCATTTGAAAAAAAGAGATTTAAACTATTACAAAGTTAG
- a CDS encoding rod shape-determining protein encodes MAIFNNKKPIFVSMDLGTSSTLVYISGSGIVYNEPSIVAYKIKENQIIAVGNEAYKMIGKGNKTIRIVRPMIDGVITDIRATEAQLKYIFNRLRVNKQLVNSIMLLACPSVITELEKNALKKIAINLGATKVFVEEEVKMAALGGGVDIYKPAGNLVIDMGGGTTDIAILASGDIVISKSVKVAGNYLNDEVLKYVHSQYGLEIGIKTAEMIKIEIGSLAKYGDEQKMKVYGRDVVSGLPREIELTPEEIREVLKVPVSRIIDLAVQALEETPPELAGDIFRNGITICGGSGLIKGIDDYFEDTLQLPAKIGEQPLLAVINGTKKFESDIYDIIHQEHHKVKELDY; translated from the coding sequence ATGGCCATATTTAATAATAAGAAGCCGATTTTTGTATCAATGGATTTAGGGACATCTTCTACCTTGGTTTATATCTCAGGGAGCGGGATTGTTTATAATGAACCATCCATTGTGGCATATAAAATTAAAGAAAACCAGATTATTGCTGTCGGAAATGAAGCATATAAAATGATTGGAAAAGGAAATAAGACAATTAGAATTGTCCGTCCAATGATTGACGGTGTTATTACTGATATTCGTGCAACTGAAGCACAATTAAAATATATTTTTAACCGTTTACGGGTTAATAAACAGTTAGTTAATTCAATTATGTTATTAGCTTGTCCGTCAGTCATTACCGAATTAGAAAAAAATGCATTGAAAAAAATTGCAATTAATTTAGGGGCAACAAAAGTATTTGTTGAGGAAGAAGTTAAAATGGCTGCTTTAGGCGGTGGGGTTGATATTTACAAACCTGCTGGAAACTTAGTAATTGATATGGGAGGAGGAACAACAGATATTGCTATTCTTGCTTCAGGAGATATTGTAATTTCAAAATCAGTTAAAGTTGCTGGAAATTATTTAAATGATGAGGTTTTAAAATATGTCCATTCACAATATGGTTTAGAAATTGGAATTAAAACAGCAGAAATGATTAAAATCGAAATTGGCTCATTAGCAAAATATGGTGATGAACAAAAAATGAAAGTATATGGACGAGATGTTGTTTCAGGTTTACCACGGGAAATTGAATTAACCCCCGAAGAAATCCGAGAAGTTTTAAAAGTTCCAGTATCACGAATTATTGATTTAGCAGTTCAAGCTCTAGAAGAAACACCACCAGAATTGGCGGGTGATATTTTCCGCAATGGAATTACCATTTGTGGGGGTAGTGGTTTAATCAAAGGAATTGATGATTACTTTGAAGATACCTTGCAATTACCAGCTAAGATTGGTGAACAACCATTATTAGCTGTTATCAATGGAACAAAAAAATTCGAATCAGATATTTATGATATTATTCATCAAGAACATCATAAAGTCAAAGAATTAGATTATTAA
- a CDS encoding replication-associated recombination protein A → MAEPLAFVLRPTTISDIIGQSHIINYHNGVISRMLKYNYASSLIFYGDPGVGKSSIARALANDLQIDYAIFNAEIDKKQDLENIIKQAGAVKRFIIIVEEVHRMNKDRQDILLQYLENGHLIMFACTTENPYFVINPALRSRANIIKLERITLEEMFTGLEKLIINKKLSLTITTDALTLICQLASGDLRIAINILELCLNLYPTEEITPVIVKNIAPSANLINFSAGDEHHDLKSALQKSIRGSDVDAALYYFARLLASGDYEALFRRMQIITYEDIGLANPAIAGHVKTAIDSFRQIGLPEGRIPLGLAIIEMCLSEKSNSAYLATEQAYEDVLNGKLYPIPHHLRDSSYASAGKLGNGIGYQYPHDFPNDYVSQQYLPKEMRGVVYYHPKLHSVYEKRINELYERFTKKTK, encoded by the coding sequence ATGGCGGAACCATTAGCATTTGTATTACGACCCACAACAATTTCCGATATTATTGGGCAAAGTCATATTATTAATTACCACAATGGTGTTATTTCAAGAATGTTGAAATATAATTATGCCAGTTCATTAATTTTTTATGGTGACCCAGGGGTTGGGAAAAGTAGTATTGCCCGGGCATTGGCGAATGATTTACAAATCGACTATGCTATTTTTAATGCTGAAATTGATAAAAAACAAGATTTAGAAAACATTATCAAACAAGCCGGAGCGGTTAAACGGTTTATTATTATTGTTGAAGAAGTTCATCGTATGAATAAAGATCGCCAGGATATTTTATTACAATATTTAGAAAATGGTCATTTAATTATGTTTGCTTGTACAACGGAAAATCCATATTTTGTTATTAACCCAGCGCTACGTTCCCGAGCTAATATTATTAAATTAGAACGAATTACGCTGGAAGAAATGTTCACTGGTTTGGAAAAATTAATTATAAATAAAAAATTATCTTTAACAATTACAACAGATGCTTTAACTTTAATTTGCCAATTAGCGAGTGGCGACTTGCGCATTGCGATTAATATTTTAGAATTATGTTTGAATTTATATCCTACCGAAGAAATTACACCTGTAATTGTTAAAAATATTGCTCCATCAGCTAATTTAATTAATTTTTCTGCCGGTGATGAGCATCATGATTTAAAATCAGCCTTGCAAAAATCAATTCGGGGAAGCGATGTTGATGCAGCATTATATTATTTTGCTCGGTTATTAGCGAGTGGCGACTATGAAGCATTATTTCGCCGAATGCAAATTATTACTTATGAAGATATTGGTTTAGCTAATCCAGCCATTGCGGGGCACGTTAAAACAGCAATTGATAGTTTTCGCCAAATTGGGTTGCCAGAAGGCAGAATTCCATTGGGGTTAGCGATTATTGAAATGTGCTTAAGTGAAAAATCAAATAGTGCTTATTTAGCGACTGAACAAGCATATGAGGATGTTTTAAATGGTAAGCTTTATCCAATTCCACATCACTTACGAGATAGTAGTTATGCTTCCGCTGGGAAGTTAGGGAATGGGATTGGTTATCAATATCCCCATGATTTTCCCAATGATTATGTGTCACAGCAATATTTACCAAAAGAAATGCGCGGAGTTGTTTATTATCATCCAAAATTACATAGTGTATATGAAAAACGGATTAATGAATTATATGAACGATTTACGAAAAAAACAAAGTAG
- a CDS encoding cell division protein FtsA translates to MEYKLKEVYAVLEIKNYSFSFMVGVYSESQIKVLYKRHLEYHFCDNGVIIDEKNVAKELVNLIKDANRQLRIVIERVAISITANNMTIKTSTKMLNLTHDRLITKNDIDSLITLAKEVPLLDDETAFFIRPYRYILNEQKALSAPPIGQAAHKVSIKAIVYVTKKQVIQSIFATLKYAKIKVMGILPEGFSLAWNIASPVDLQNGITIINWDYDNITAYVFVRETLCEQIIISGGIKKIITRLRNVLSCDNKQALKYLYKIINLNNNSKDNLIIYSKYDHQQQTQLNFTHYDLKRIVNHALTEEMETLSEKLANSLGRYDYPVIVVGEILRISGFKENLLALNKDKNISVYIVSTLGAKETWCTGLLGNIYYQHLANKVSATNIQSVDHRYIRYLNNNVDKKDQRIDHYYDGQQPGIGANPASGAMNLNNQYLNGSQNNINKNTTKMWNK, encoded by the coding sequence GTGGAATATAAGTTAAAAGAAGTATATGCCGTGTTAGAAATCAAAAATTATAGTTTTAGTTTTATGGTTGGTGTTTATAGTGAATCACAAATTAAAGTGCTTTATAAACGACATCTTGAATATCATTTTTGTGACAACGGCGTTATTATTGATGAAAAAAATGTTGCAAAAGAATTAGTTAATTTAATTAAAGATGCAAATCGTCAATTAAGAATTGTAATTGAGCGGGTGGCAATTAGTATTACAGCTAATAATATGACAATTAAAACTTCAACCAAAATGCTAAATTTAACACATGATCGACTAATTACCAAAAATGATATTGATTCATTGATTACATTAGCAAAAGAAGTTCCTTTATTAGACGATGAAACTGCTTTTTTTATTCGACCATATCGTTATATTCTTAATGAACAAAAAGCATTATCAGCGCCACCAATCGGACAGGCAGCGCACAAAGTAAGTATTAAGGCAATAGTTTATGTAACAAAAAAACAAGTTATTCAAAGTATTTTTGCTACTCTTAAATATGCCAAAATTAAAGTTATGGGCATCCTTCCAGAAGGGTTTAGTCTTGCGTGAAATATTGCATCGCCGGTTGATTTACAAAACGGGATTACAATTATTAATTGAGATTATGATAATATTACCGCTTACGTTTTTGTACGTGAGACATTGTGTGAACAAATTATTATTTCGGGTGGAATTAAAAAAATAATTACGCGTTTACGTAATGTCTTAAGCTGTGATAACAAGCAAGCACTAAAGTATTTATATAAAATTATTAATTTAAATAATAATAGTAAAGATAATTTAATTATTTATAGCAAATATGATCATCAACAACAAACACAATTAAACTTTACCCATTATGATTTAAAACGGATTGTTAATCACGCTTTAACAGAAGAAATGGAAACATTAAGTGAAAAGTTAGCTAATAGCTTAGGGCGCTATGACTATCCAGTGATTGTTGTTGGTGAAATTTTACGAATTAGTGGTTTTAAAGAGAATCTACTTGCTTTAAATAAAGATAAAAATATTTCAGTTTACATTGTATCAACGTTAGGGGCTAAAGAAACATGATGCACTGGTTTACTAGGGAATATTTATTATCAACATTTAGCAAATAAGGTCAGTGCCACAAATATTCAATCCGTTGATCATCGTTATATTCGTTATCTAAATAATAATGTGGATAAAAAAGACCAACGAATTGACCATTATTATGATGGACAGCAACCAGGAATTGGAGCTAATCCAGCATCAGGGGCAATGAACCTCAATAATCAATATTTAAACGGTTCACAAAACAATATCAACAAAAATACTACCAAAATGTGAAATAAATAG
- the rsmH gene encoding 16S rRNA (cytosine(1402)-N(4))-methyltransferase RsmH, translated as MEFKHQTVLLQEAIAGLNIIKNEVYVDCTLGRAGHSLEILKHLPNGKLYCFEQDEAAITASEQILHQSKYRNYEIIKNNFVNLAAELQLRKIKAVNGILYDLGVSSPQLDDYKRGFSYRYDSPLDMRMNQTASLIARTIVNTYSQAALAKVFQDYGEEPFAKVLAKNIVLARDEQEIVTTFQLIEIIKKSLPQKILKKAKHPAKRVFQALRIEVNQELFVLQESLRQATTLLAVHGRLVVISFHSLEDRIVKKYFQSLTQDPNYEINQQLPVISHFESNYRIITKKALVPSINEQTINHRSTSAKLRILERVK; from the coding sequence ATGGAATTTAAACATCAAACAGTTTTATTACAAGAAGCAATTGCCGGGTTAAATATTATTAAAAATGAAGTTTATGTTGATTGCACGTTAGGGCGAGCGGGGCATAGTCTTGAAATTTTAAAGCATCTCCCAAATGGGAAGTTATATTGTTTTGAGCAAGATGAAGCAGCAATTACTGCTTCGGAACAAATTTTGCATCAAAGTAAATATCGTAATTATGAAATTATTAAAAATAATTTTGTTAATTTAGCTGCTGAATTGCAATTACGGAAAATTAAAGCAGTTAATGGGATTTTATATGATCTCGGAGTTTCATCGCCACAGTTAGATGATTATAAACGGGGTTTTAGTTATCGTTATGATAGTCCCTTGGATATGCGGATGAATCAAACAGCAAGTTTAATCGCGAGAACAATTGTTAATACTTATTCGCAAGCAGCGTTAGCAAAAGTTTTCCAAGATTATGGCGAAGAACCATTTGCTAAAGTGCTTGCTAAAAACATTGTGCTTGCGCGGGATGAACAAGAAATTGTGACAACTTTCCAACTTATTGAGATTATTAAAAAGAGCTTACCGCAAAAAATTTTAAAAAAAGCGAAGCATCCGGCGAAACGAGTTTTTCAAGCCTTACGGATTGAAGTAAATCAAGAATTATTTGTTTTACAAGAGTCATTACGCCAAGCAACAACCCTATTAGCGGTCCATGGACGCTTAGTTGTAATTTCGTTTCATTCATTAGAAGATCGTATTGTTAAAAAATATTTTCAAAGTTTAACACAAGATCCTAATTATGAAATAAATCAGCAATTACCAGTAATATCACATTTTGAAAGTAATTATCGAATTATTACCAAAAAAGCACTCGTTCCCTCGATTAATGAGCAAACTATTAATCATCGGAGTACCAGTGCTAAGTTACGAATATTAGAACGGGTAAAATAA
- a CDS encoding IS3 family transposase — MGAVYFIKENINKYPLNLLLDITDLKRSYWDKYKNYSSNGKDSESLKNIVKVYEENLKQFGYRRITKYLKEDYGIVYNAKKVLRIMKENNIQAEYVKRMRRKILIKQNRNKNIIKYPDLVNRNFNDIKERFSILFTDVTYLIWNGKKHYQSTILDGYNKEIIDVKWSKFNNNKLVIDNLNDAINKIKKIKKDLNKIIIHSDHGYQYTSKDYNSKCLDNKIIISMGKNYHCADNIIIESFHSLLKKGTIHNKNYKSHNEYINDVKKWNKWYSNQKEKYIINESL, encoded by the coding sequence TTGGGTGCAGTCTATTTTATCAAAGAAAACATTAATAAATATCCACTAAATTTATTACTTGATATAACAGATTTAAAGCGTAGTTATTGAGATAAATATAAAAATTATTCAAGTAATGGTAAGGATAGCGAATCATTAAAAAATATTGTAAAAGTCTATGAAGAAAATTTAAAACAATTTGGTTATCGTCGAATTACCAAATATTTAAAAGAAGATTATGGCATTGTTTATAATGCTAAGAAAGTATTGCGAATTATGAAAGAAAATAATATTCAAGCTGAATATGTAAAGCGTATGCGTAGAAAAATATTAATAAAACAAAATAGAAATAAAAATATAATTAAATATCCTGATTTAGTAAATCGTAATTTTAATGATATTAAAGAAAGATTTTCAATTTTATTTACTGATGTAACTTATTTAATTTGAAATGGTAAAAAACATTATCAATCAACAATACTTGATGGATATAATAAAGAAATTATTGATGTAAAATGATCAAAATTTAATAATAACAAACTTGTAATTGATAATTTAAATGATGCAATTAATAAAATTAAAAAAATAAAAAAAGATTTAAATAAAATAATAATTCATTCAGATCACGGATATCAATATACATCTAAAGATTACAATAGTAAATGTTTAGATAACAAAATTATAATTTCAATGGGTAAAAATTATCATTGTGCAGACAACATTATTATTGAAAGTTTTCATTCATTACTTAAAAAAGGAACAATCCATAATAAAAATTATAAATCTCATAATGAATATATTAATGATGTTAAAAAATGAAATAAATGATATTCAAACCAAAAAGAAAAATATATAATAAATGAAAGTTTGTAA
- the mraZ gene encoding division/cell wall cluster transcriptional repressor MraZ, which translates to MALLGTYNHTLDDKGRLTIPSKMREQFKDDKVFISLGFDGCIDVRNNAEWLKWAEKVASTGQATAEGRALTRKIMSMSDETTFDNAGRIKILSILQNKVKISKDVVIIGNNDHLELWDPKVWEVYIDQAPVMEEAAKNFEEKI; encoded by the coding sequence ATGGCATTATTAGGAACTTACAACCATACATTAGATGATAAAGGACGATTAACAATTCCCTCTAAAATGAGAGAGCAGTTTAAAGATGATAAAGTCTTTATTTCGCTTGGTTTTGATGGTTGTATTGATGTTCGTAATAATGCCGAATGATTGAAGTGAGCAGAAAAAGTTGCTTCAACCGGGCAAGCCACAGCCGAAGGACGGGCTTTGACAAGAAAAATTATGTCAATGTCTGATGAAACTACTTTCGATAATGCTGGGCGAATTAAAATTTTGTCTATTTTACAAAATAAAGTAAAAATTAGTAAAGATGTTGTTATTATTGGAAACAATGATCACTTAGAATTATGAGATCCAAAAGTTTGAGAAGTATATATTGACCAAGCACCAGTAATGGAAGAAGCAGCAAAGAATTTTGAGGAAAAAATTTAA
- a CDS encoding cell division protein SepF, translating to MTFEREGMNKQPTDASATSVITTGFVADSYHDAPKMADLLLANGQLIAHLEKIPKAERIRLLDFISGVMYAFDGAVQKNWTSHAPLYCAKKWLRRRSYYNIINKIMS from the coding sequence GTGACTTTTGAGCGTGAAGGAATGAACAAGCAACCAACTGATGCCAGTGCAACTAGCGTTATTACAACTGGTTTTGTTGCGGATAGTTATCATGATGCTCCAAAAATGGCGGATTTATTATTGGCAAATGGGCAATTAATTGCCCATTTAGAGAAAATACCAAAAGCAGAACGAATCCGATTATTAGATTTCATTAGTGGTGTGATGTATGCATTTGATGGTGCTGTTCAAAAAAATTGAACATCGCACGCACCACTTTACTGTGCGAAAAAATGATTAAGAAGGCGCAGTTATTACAACATTATTAACAAGATTATGAGTTAA
- a CDS encoding DDE-type integrase/transposase/recombinase — MKENNIQAEYVKRMRRKILIKQNRNKNIIKYPDLVNRNFNDIKERFSILFTDVTYLIWNGKKHYQSTILDGYTKEIIDVKWSKFNNNKLVIDNLNDAINKIKKIKKDLNKIIIHSDHGYQYTSKDYNSKCLDNKIIISMGKNYHCADNIIIESFHSLLKKGTTHNKNYKSHNEYINDVKKWNKWYSNQKEKYIINESL; from the coding sequence ATGAAAGAAAATAATATTCAAGCTGAATATGTAAAGCGTATGCGTAGAAAAATATTAATAAAACAAAATAGAAATAAAAATATAATTAAATATCCTGATTTAGTAAATCGTAATTTTAATGATATTAAAGAAAGATTTTCAATTTTATTTACTGATGTAACTTATTTAATTTGAAATGGTAAAAAACATTATCAATCAACAATACTTGATGGATATACTAAAGAAATTATTGATGTAAAATGATCAAAATTTAATAATAACAAACTTGTAATTGATAATTTAAATGATGCAATTAATAAAATTAAAAAAATAAAAAAAGATTTAAATAAAATAATAATTCATTCAGATCACGGATATCAATATACATCTAAAGATTACAATAGTAAATGTTTAGATAACAAAATTATAATTTCAATGGGTAAAAATTATCATTGTGCAGACAACATTATTATTGAAAGTTTTCATTCATTACTTAAAAAAGGAACAACCCATAATAAAAATTATAAATCTCATAATGAATATATTAATGATGTTAAAAAATGAAATAAATGATATTCAAACCAAAAAGAAAAATATATAATAAATGAAAGTTTGTAA